A window of Vidua chalybeata isolate OUT-0048 chromosome 27, bVidCha1 merged haplotype, whole genome shotgun sequence contains these coding sequences:
- the HNRNPM gene encoding heterogeneous nuclear ribonucleoprotein M isoform X2: MEESMKKAAEVLNKHSLGGRPLKVKEDPDGEHARRAMQKVMATGGMGIGPGPGGPGMINIPPSILNNPNIPNEIIHALQAGRLGSTVFVANLDYKVGWKKLKEVFSMAGVVVRADILEDKDGKSRGIGTVTFEQAIEAVQAISMFNGQLLFDRPMHVKMDERAFPKGDFFPPERPQQLPRMGMEGMGFGMNKMGGMEGPFGGMENIGRFPAGMNMGRMSEMDRAMGGGFEREFGRNEMGMSRSFGETLERGIGGGNASIPGIERMAPGIDRMGAGIERIPAGMGHGMERVGSEIDRMGLVLDRMGSNVERMGSGMERMAPLGIDHLAPNLERMGPGIERMGPGIERMGSGIGFGIERMGAAIDRVGGAMDRMGSGVERMGAGMDRMGIGLERMVPAGMGAGMGQVIERMPAGLERIGGPPMDRIGIERMGAAPMDRMGLERIGATNMERMGPPMGQGMGAGMERMGLAMGSNFERPMDMERGNFAGNFAGSLGGAGGPAPGVARKACQIFVRNLPFDFTWKMLKDKFNECGHVLYADIKMENGKSKGCGVVRFESPEVAERACRMMNGLQLRGREIDVRIDRNA, translated from the exons ATGGAGGAGAGCATGAAAAAGGCTGCTGAAGTTCTGAACAAGCACAGTCTTGGTGGGAGACCCCTGAAAGTGAAAGAA GACCCCGACGGGGAGCACGCCAGGAGGGCCATGCAGAAGGTGATGGCAACAGGAGGGATGGGCATCGGGCCcggccctggtggccctggcatGATCAACATCCCCCCCAGCATCCTGAACAACCCCAACATCCCCAACGAGATCATCCACGCCCTGCAGGCCGGCCGCCTCGGCAGCACCGTCTTCGTGGCCAAC CTGGACTACAAGGTGGGCTGGAAGAAGCTGAAGGAGGTGTTCAGCATGGCTGGCGTGGTGGTCCGGGCCGACATCCTGGAGGACAAGGACGGCAAGAGCCGGGGCATCGGCACTGTCACCTTCGAGCAGGCCATCGAGGCCGTGCAGGCCATCT CGATGTTCAATGGGCAGCTGCTCTTTGACAGACCCATGCACGTCAAAATG GATGAACGAGCCTTCCCCAAAGGAGATTTCTTCCCTCCAGAGCGACCCCAACAACTCCCTC gaatgggaatggaaggCATGGGCTTTGGAATGAATAAAATGGGAG GAATGGAAGGTCCCTTTGGTGGCATGGAGAACATCGGCCGCTTTCCAGCTGGGATGAACATGGGCAGGATGAGTG AGATGGATCGGGCCATGGGAGGGGGATTTGAGAGGGAGTTTGGAAGAAATGAGATGGGAATGTCCCGGAGTTTTGGAGAGACCCTGGAGAGGGGAATAG GTGGTGGCAACGCCAGCATTCCTGGCATCGAGAGGATGGCCCCTGGCATCGATCGGATGGGCGCGGGGATCGAGCGGATCCCGGCCGGCATGGGGCACGGGATGGAGCGGGTGGGCTCGGAGATAGACAGGATGGGGCTGGTGCTGGACCGCATGGGCTCCAACGTGGAGCGGATGGGCTCGGGCATGGAGCGCATGGCCCCGCTGGGCATCGACCACCTGGCCCCCAACCTGGAGCGCATGGGGCCGGGCATCGAGCGCATGGGGCCGGGCATCGAGCGCATGGGCTCCGGCATCGGCTTCGGCATCGAGCGCATGGGCGCCGCCATCGACCGCGTGGGCGGCGCCATGGACAGGATGGGCTCGGGCGTGGAGCGCATGGGGGCGGGCATGGATAGGATGGGCATCGGCCTGGAGCGCATGGTGCCCGCCGGCATGGGCGCGGGCATGGGGCAGGTGATAGAGAGGATGCCCGCGGGGCTGGAGCGCATCGGGGGCCCGCCCATGGACAGGATCGGGATAGAGAGGATGGGAGCCGCCCCCATGGACAGGATGGGCCTGGAGCGCATCGGGGCCACCAACATGGAGAGGATGGGGCCGCCCATGGGGCAGGGCAtgggggcagggatggagcgCATGGGGCTGGCCATGGGCAGCAACTTTGAGCGGCCCATGGACATGGAGCGGGGCAACTTCGCAGGGAATTTTGCAGGGTCCCTGGGAGGAGCCGGAGGCCCTGCGCCCGGCGTGGCCCGGAAAGCCTGTCAGATATTTGTGAGAAAT CTGCCTTTTGATTTTACAtggaaaatgctgaaagatAAATTCAATGAATGTG
- the HNRNPM gene encoding heterogeneous nuclear ribonucleoprotein M isoform X1 has product MEESMKKAAEVLNKHSLGGRPLKVKEDPDGEHARRAMQKVMATGGMGIGPGPGGPGMINIPPSILNNPNIPNEIIHALQAGRLGSTVFVANLDYKVGWKKLKEVFSMAGVVVRADILEDKDGKSRGIGTVTFEQAIEAVQAISMFNGQLLFDRPMHVKMDERAFPKGDFFPPERPQQLPHGLGGIGMGLGPGGQPIDANHLNKGMGMGNMGPGGMGMEGMGFGMNKMGGMEGPFGGMENIGRFPAGMNMGRMSEMDRAMGGGFEREFGRNEMGMSRSFGETLERGIGGGNASIPGIERMAPGIDRMGAGIERIPAGMGHGMERVGSEIDRMGLVLDRMGSNVERMGSGMERMAPLGIDHLAPNLERMGPGIERMGPGIERMGSGIGFGIERMGAAIDRVGGAMDRMGSGVERMGAGMDRMGIGLERMVPAGMGAGMGQVIERMPAGLERIGGPPMDRIGIERMGAAPMDRMGLERIGATNMERMGPPMGQGMGAGMERMGLAMGSNFERPMDMERGNFAGNFAGSLGGAGGPAPGVARKACQIFVRNLPFDFTWKMLKDKFNECGHVLYADIKMENGKSKGCGVVRFESPEVAERACRMMNGLQLRGREIDVRIDRNA; this is encoded by the exons ATGGAGGAGAGCATGAAAAAGGCTGCTGAAGTTCTGAACAAGCACAGTCTTGGTGGGAGACCCCTGAAAGTGAAAGAA GACCCCGACGGGGAGCACGCCAGGAGGGCCATGCAGAAGGTGATGGCAACAGGAGGGATGGGCATCGGGCCcggccctggtggccctggcatGATCAACATCCCCCCCAGCATCCTGAACAACCCCAACATCCCCAACGAGATCATCCACGCCCTGCAGGCCGGCCGCCTCGGCAGCACCGTCTTCGTGGCCAAC CTGGACTACAAGGTGGGCTGGAAGAAGCTGAAGGAGGTGTTCAGCATGGCTGGCGTGGTGGTCCGGGCCGACATCCTGGAGGACAAGGACGGCAAGAGCCGGGGCATCGGCACTGTCACCTTCGAGCAGGCCATCGAGGCCGTGCAGGCCATCT CGATGTTCAATGGGCAGCTGCTCTTTGACAGACCCATGCACGTCAAAATG GATGAACGAGCCTTCCCCAAAGGAGATTTCTTCCCTCCAGAGCGACCCCAACAACTCCCTC atgGTCTTGGTGGTATTGGCATGGGATTAGGACCTGGAGGTCAACCTATTGATGCAAATCATTTAAACAAAGGCATGGGAATGGGCAACATGGGACCTGGAG gaatgggaatggaaggCATGGGCTTTGGAATGAATAAAATGGGAG GAATGGAAGGTCCCTTTGGTGGCATGGAGAACATCGGCCGCTTTCCAGCTGGGATGAACATGGGCAGGATGAGTG AGATGGATCGGGCCATGGGAGGGGGATTTGAGAGGGAGTTTGGAAGAAATGAGATGGGAATGTCCCGGAGTTTTGGAGAGACCCTGGAGAGGGGAATAG GTGGTGGCAACGCCAGCATTCCTGGCATCGAGAGGATGGCCCCTGGCATCGATCGGATGGGCGCGGGGATCGAGCGGATCCCGGCCGGCATGGGGCACGGGATGGAGCGGGTGGGCTCGGAGATAGACAGGATGGGGCTGGTGCTGGACCGCATGGGCTCCAACGTGGAGCGGATGGGCTCGGGCATGGAGCGCATGGCCCCGCTGGGCATCGACCACCTGGCCCCCAACCTGGAGCGCATGGGGCCGGGCATCGAGCGCATGGGGCCGGGCATCGAGCGCATGGGCTCCGGCATCGGCTTCGGCATCGAGCGCATGGGCGCCGCCATCGACCGCGTGGGCGGCGCCATGGACAGGATGGGCTCGGGCGTGGAGCGCATGGGGGCGGGCATGGATAGGATGGGCATCGGCCTGGAGCGCATGGTGCCCGCCGGCATGGGCGCGGGCATGGGGCAGGTGATAGAGAGGATGCCCGCGGGGCTGGAGCGCATCGGGGGCCCGCCCATGGACAGGATCGGGATAGAGAGGATGGGAGCCGCCCCCATGGACAGGATGGGCCTGGAGCGCATCGGGGCCACCAACATGGAGAGGATGGGGCCGCCCATGGGGCAGGGCAtgggggcagggatggagcgCATGGGGCTGGCCATGGGCAGCAACTTTGAGCGGCCCATGGACATGGAGCGGGGCAACTTCGCAGGGAATTTTGCAGGGTCCCTGGGAGGAGCCGGAGGCCCTGCGCCCGGCGTGGCCCGGAAAGCCTGTCAGATATTTGTGAGAAAT CTGCCTTTTGATTTTACAtggaaaatgctgaaagatAAATTCAATGAATGTG